The following nucleotide sequence is from Nitrososphaerales archaeon.
ACTATTATTACTCAATTACTCACACTCGTAATTATAATACTATCATAGGTTACACTTTAGACTCATCGCGAAAAGTCTCGATGATCTTCTCAGCCATTACAATCCCTATCATTTCTTGCGCCTCAAAAGTTGAAGCACTAATGTGTGGAGTTGCGATTACATTCTCTAACTTGACCAATTCAGCATCCAAACCCTTTGGGGGTTCACTCTCAAAGACATCCAATCCAGCACCGGCGAGCTTCCCAGATTTTAGAGCCTCAAATAGCGCTTTGCTATCGATAACACCACCTCGTGATGTATTAATAAGGTAGGCACCGTCCTTCATCATAGAAATTTCATTCTTACCAATCATGTGATAAGTCTCTGGTGTTAAGGGTACATGAATTGAAATAATATCTGAATTGCGGAGCAAGTATGGTAGATCTGGAGCTACTTCTACCCCCAACTTACTAGCTACTTCACTAACATCTACAATATCGTATACTAGAATATGCATATCGAAGGCTTTCGCCCTCTTCGCAACCTCTCTACCTATGCGACCGAACCCTATTATACCGAGTCGCTTTCCACGAAGTTCAAAGCCCATAAGTTCATGCTTTAACCATTTACCTTCTTTCATGCCACGATCCGCAATA
It contains:
- a CDS encoding D-2-hydroxyacid dehydrogenase yields the protein MVLVVKILIAEPIHEKAIQMLKDAGFQVDLEYNLSYEDLKRKVQDYQVLIVRSRMKVTSEVINAAPNLKVIGRAGVGLDNIDLESAQKRGIKVLSTPEASSVAVAENVFALLLSLFRKIPIADRGMKEGKWLKHELMGFELRGKRLGIIGFGRIGREVAKRAKAFDMHILVYDIVDVSEVASKLGVEVAPDLPYLLRNSDIISIHVPLTPETYHMIGKNEISMMKDGAYLINTSRGGVIDSKALFEALKSGKLAGAGLDVFESEPPKGLDAELVKLENVIATPHISASTFEAQEMIGIVMAEKIIETFRDESKV